The genomic window CTACGCGGGCGCCCAGGTGCTCGGCTGCCTCAGCGGGGCGGTCGTCGCGCACCTCCAGTTCGGGCTGCCGGCCGGGCAGGTCGCGACCACGGCGCGGCTCTCGGGGCCGACTCTGCTCGCCGAGGTGATCGCGACCGCGGGGCTCGTGGCGGTCATCCTGCTGCTCATCGCCGCCCGCCGCCCGCTCGTCATCGCGCCCGCCGTCGGCGCGTACATCGGTGCCGCGTACTTCGTCACGAGCTCGACGAGCTTCGCGAACCCCGCCATCACCATCGGCCGCATGGCGAGCGACACCTACGCCGGCATCGCCCCGCTCGACGGCCTCGGCTTCATCGGCGCTCAGCTCGTCGGCGCGCTGCTCGGGATGCTCGTCGTGCGGCTGCTCGTCGGCCGGCCGGCCGCGCGCTCTGCCGATTCCCAGCCATGAGGCGGACCCTGAGCGCCATGGCTGCCGGCCGCCGACCCCGATCGTCATGACGACGCGCCGCCCCGACCGCGGTGCGCGGAGGGTGCAGGGCACGTACTACGCGCTCACGCTCGGCAACACGCTCGCCGCCTCGTTCATCTGGG from Microcella daejeonensis includes these protein-coding regions:
- a CDS encoding aquaporin, with translation MLEKTPAAVTAPGSAAPAPPALRRRLLAELLGSAGLAMAVIGSGIMATRLTDEPGLQLLINALVTAMALPVLIACLAPIGGAHLNPAVSLVMALRRELPPREALAYAGAQVLGCLSGAVVAHLQFGLPAGQVATTARLSGPTLLAEVIATAGLVAVILLLIAARRPLVIAPAVGAYIGAAYFVTSSTSFANPAITIGRMASDTYAGIAPLDGLGFIGAQLVGALLGMLVVRLLVGRPAARSADSQP